In Elaeis guineensis isolate ETL-2024a chromosome 1, EG11, whole genome shotgun sequence, a genomic segment contains:
- the LOC105038216 gene encoding 1,4-alpha-glucan-branching enzyme 1, chloroplastic/amyloplastic isoform X2: MAFPFAGIRFPAVKASGLSPRSGIHGDRRNGGNPSLPFLKKASFPGKLLAGNSSYEPDSASMTVFASGKVLIPGGESDGLSSSADSIGNPEVAPDDVLQEPTGLHIEDEDKVEARWTPMSSEAMNDEIMNEGAKQSLHPPANQTIEKVVEEKPRFIPPPGTGQRIYEIDPSLEGHRAHLHYR, translated from the exons ATGGCCTTCCCGTTCGCGGGGATTCGCTTCCCCGCCGTGAAAGCTTCGGGGCTATCACCTCGATCGGGGATTCATGGAGATCGACGGAATGGTGGGAATCCCTCACTCCCATTCTTGAAGAAGGCTTCTTTCCCGG GGAAATTACTTGCTGGAAATTCTTCTTATGAACCAGATTCTGCATCTATGACTGTTTTTGCATCTGGAAAGGTGCTGATTCCAGGTGGCGAAAGTGATGGTTTGTCATCTTCTGCAGATTCAATTGGGAACCCTGAAGTTGCTCCTGATGAC GTATTACAAGAACCAACAGGTCTACACATTGAAGATGAGGATAAGGTAGAAGCTAGGTGGACACCGATGTCTTCAGAAGCCATGAATGATGAAATCATGAATGAAGGTGCTAAACAGTCTTTACATCCTCCAGCCAATCAGACAATTGAAAAGGTTGTTGAGGAGAAACCAAGATTTATTCCTCCACCTGGTACTGGACAAAGAATTTATGAAATTGACCCATCTTTGGAAGGTCATCGTGCACATCTCCATTATCGGTAG
- the LOC105038216 gene encoding 1,4-alpha-glucan-branching enzyme 1, chloroplastic/amyloplastic isoform X1 translates to MAFPFAGIRFPAVKASGLSPRSGIHGDRRNGGNPSLPFLKKASFPGKLLAGNSSYEPDSASMTVFASGKVLIPGGESDGLSSSADSIGNPEVAPDDVLQEPTGLHIEDEDKVEARWTPMSSEAMNDEIMNEGAKQSLHPPANQTIEKVVEEKPRFIPPPGTGQRIYEIDPSLEGHRAHLHYRRF, encoded by the exons ATGGCCTTCCCGTTCGCGGGGATTCGCTTCCCCGCCGTGAAAGCTTCGGGGCTATCACCTCGATCGGGGATTCATGGAGATCGACGGAATGGTGGGAATCCCTCACTCCCATTCTTGAAGAAGGCTTCTTTCCCGG GGAAATTACTTGCTGGAAATTCTTCTTATGAACCAGATTCTGCATCTATGACTGTTTTTGCATCTGGAAAGGTGCTGATTCCAGGTGGCGAAAGTGATGGTTTGTCATCTTCTGCAGATTCAATTGGGAACCCTGAAGTTGCTCCTGATGAC GTATTACAAGAACCAACAGGTCTACACATTGAAGATGAGGATAAGGTAGAAGCTAGGTGGACACCGATGTCTTCAGAAGCCATGAATGATGAAATCATGAATGAAGGTGCTAAACAGTCTTTACATCCTCCAGCCAATCAGACAATTGAAAAGGTTGTTGAGGAGAAACCAAGATTTATTCCTCCACCTGGTACTGGACAAAGAATTTATGAAATTGACCCATCTTTGGAAGGTCATCGTGCACATCTCCATTATCG GCGGTTTTAG